In the genome of Phycisphaerae bacterium, one region contains:
- a CDS encoding sigma-70 family RNA polymerase sigma factor gives MNASLVELDFNNQDVDCRGGTETSDADLLCSMRSGDEWAYELFVRRHTGRMFAVASRFLANEHDAADAVQDAFVCAFAALDSFKGDSRVSTWLHRIVVNSCLMKLRSEKRRPSVSIDSLLPSFNADGHHAGTVRSWDPDACNRLCVEETREQVRAGIDALPDSYRTILLLRDIEGYDTEETARLLGCSTSNVKTRLHRARQALRTLLDPLFGEVPFPKEARVVEVAA, from the coding sequence CGACGCCGATCTGCTGTGTTCGATGCGCTCGGGCGACGAATGGGCGTACGAATTGTTCGTCCGGCGGCATACCGGTCGTATGTTCGCCGTCGCGTCGCGCTTTCTGGCTAACGAACACGACGCGGCCGATGCGGTCCAGGACGCCTTCGTCTGCGCCTTTGCCGCCCTCGATTCGTTCAAGGGCGATTCGCGCGTTTCGACATGGCTCCATCGCATCGTCGTCAATTCCTGCCTGATGAAGCTACGATCGGAGAAAAGACGCCCCAGTGTTTCGATCGACAGCCTGCTGCCCTCCTTCAATGCAGATGGCCATCACGCCGGGACGGTGCGGTCCTGGGACCCCGACGCCTGCAATCGACTCTGCGTTGAGGAAACGCGAGAACAGGTCCGCGCCGGCATCGATGCGTTGCCGGATTCCTATCGAACCATCTTGCTGCTACGGGACATCGAGGGCTACGACACCGAAGAAACGGCGCGACTGCTGGGGTGCAGCACATCGAATGTCAAAACAAGGTTGCACCGGGCCCGTCAGGCCCTGCGGACTCTGCTTGATCCGTTGTTTGGCGAAGTTCCTTTCCCGAAGGAAGCAAGGGTAGTGGAAGTCGCCGCGTGA